One window of Rhodopirellula bahusiensis genomic DNA carries:
- a CDS encoding ParA family protein, producing MAKILSVVNQKGGVGKTTTSVNLSAALAMSGKKTLLVDIDPQCNATSALGQSPAAHHGLTGTESLPDSIVETDVQHLGLLPGSRSFHDADMLAETGDRSTARLRKHLDSVMEEYEYILIDCPPSAGAMTETALTASTEVLIPIQCEYFAMVGVTQLIGTIKKVITATDGRLTFGGILLTMYDESLELTREVDEEVRDFFGDIVFESVVPRDVALCEAPSHGQTVFQYAPRSRGAFAYTQLCMEVLQRD from the coding sequence GTGGCGAAGATTTTGTCAGTCGTGAACCAGAAAGGAGGCGTTGGGAAGACCACCACATCGGTCAACCTATCCGCCGCCCTGGCCATGTCTGGCAAGAAAACCTTGTTGGTCGACATCGACCCGCAATGCAACGCCACCTCTGCACTGGGCCAATCGCCCGCCGCACATCATGGATTGACGGGAACCGAGTCGCTTCCTGATTCGATCGTCGAAACCGATGTGCAGCATCTCGGGTTGTTGCCCGGCAGTCGTTCTTTCCACGATGCGGACATGCTTGCAGAAACCGGCGATCGATCGACCGCTCGACTTCGCAAGCATCTCGACAGTGTGATGGAAGAATACGAATACATCTTGATCGATTGCCCGCCCAGCGCGGGAGCCATGACCGAAACGGCGCTGACTGCCAGCACCGAAGTGTTGATTCCGATCCAGTGCGAGTACTTCGCGATGGTTGGTGTCACGCAACTGATTGGAACGATCAAGAAAGTCATCACTGCCACCGACGGACGTCTGACCTTTGGCGGCATCCTGCTGACAATGTATGACGAATCACTTGAACTGACCCGCGAAGTCGACGAAGAGGTCCGAGACTTCTTTGGCGACATCGTTTTTGAAAGTGTCGTGCCACGGGACGTCGCATTGTGCGAAGCCCCCAGTCACGGCCAAACCGTTTTCCAGTACGCCCCGCGAAGTCGCGGCGCGTTCGCTTATACCCAACTGTGCATGGAGGTACTGCAACGTGACTAA
- the hmpA gene encoding NO-inducible flavohemoprotein, with protein sequence MLSENTIRVVKEITPVVAANAETITRRFYERMFEVNPEVKVFFNQSHQHTGGQQKALAGAICAYFTHIDNPAVLLPAVELIAQKHCSLGIKAEHYPIVGANLLAAIQDVMGDAATDEIMDAVEEAYGFLADIFIGRENEIYKSQALVPGGWNGTRTFVVSRKVSESDCVTSFYLKPKDGGELPLFKPGQYITVHLEHPVTPTSPRNYSLSDRWHEPHYRISVKREESLQDDAPGGLISNLLHDGVHEGDAIELGPPCGEFTLDPSERCSEPVVFLAGGIGVTPLLSMAKSLLKAHPNADVTFVQAARNSASHAFADELQQLAEASPGLQLRTIYNEPLDDDLASGKCDEVGLLSRELIRDWVPVESARFYYCGPPVFMSVVQSILSELGVAEHRMNYEFFGPKQELLMSSTS encoded by the coding sequence ATGCTCAGTGAGAACACGATTCGAGTTGTGAAAGAGATCACGCCCGTTGTGGCAGCTAACGCGGAGACCATCACCCGGCGGTTCTATGAACGCATGTTCGAAGTGAATCCGGAGGTGAAGGTCTTTTTCAACCAATCGCACCAACACACCGGCGGTCAGCAAAAGGCATTGGCCGGAGCGATCTGTGCTTACTTCACCCACATCGACAATCCCGCGGTGTTGTTGCCGGCGGTGGAGCTCATTGCACAGAAACACTGCTCGTTGGGAATCAAAGCCGAACACTACCCGATCGTGGGAGCGAATTTGTTGGCCGCGATCCAGGACGTGATGGGCGATGCCGCGACGGATGAGATCATGGACGCGGTTGAGGAGGCTTATGGTTTCTTAGCTGACATCTTCATCGGTCGCGAAAATGAGATCTATAAGAGTCAAGCGTTGGTGCCGGGTGGTTGGAATGGGACGCGAACGTTTGTTGTTTCGCGAAAAGTGTCGGAGAGCGACTGCGTGACTTCGTTTTATTTGAAACCGAAGGATGGTGGGGAATTGCCGCTGTTCAAACCGGGACAATACATCACCGTGCACCTGGAGCACCCGGTCACGCCGACTTCGCCACGCAACTACAGTTTGTCTGATCGTTGGCATGAGCCTCACTACCGGATCAGCGTCAAACGTGAGGAATCCTTGCAAGACGATGCGCCGGGAGGTTTGATCTCGAATCTCTTGCACGACGGGGTTCACGAAGGCGATGCGATCGAACTTGGGCCACCCTGCGGTGAGTTCACTCTTGACCCCAGCGAGCGATGCTCGGAGCCGGTGGTCTTTCTGGCAGGAGGAATCGGTGTGACGCCTTTGCTTTCGATGGCGAAGTCGTTGTTGAAAGCACATCCAAACGCCGACGTCACGTTCGTTCAAGCCGCACGAAACAGTGCCAGCCACGCTTTCGCTGATGAACTGCAGCAACTCGCGGAAGCATCACCCGGACTGCAACTCCGGACGATTTACAACGAACCTCTCGACGACGATCTCGCATCGGGCAAGTGCGATGAGGTTGGGCTACTCAGTCGAGAATTGATACGTGACTGGGTGCCGGTTGAATCGGCGAGGTTCTACTACTGTGGTCCGCCAGTGTTCATGAGTGTCGTCCAATCGATTCTGTCTGAGTTGGGTGTGGCCGAGCATCGAATGAACTATGAATTCTTTGGTCCAAAGCAAGAGTTGCTGATGTCTTCTACATCGTGA
- a CDS encoding N-formylglutamate amidohydrolase gives MTCDAGGDRIPESLREPLAQAGISSVIPGIEPLINETSINESSVSRDDPSRLLMPPIDREAGLAARLIADHAECDLIANPYRADLVDVGRSVHHRNLFRPSVRKLPAKVRKAILSEIRTPYRETVRRRISEMLLQYPYVVHLSIRTFAARTASGQWQRGDVGLLYDPGRADELDWCLDLSDELYFAMPDLRVRRNHPGRGTNDSLTKAMRKHFYDVHYLGVEVVLNRAWVARPVLRRREVLRVLANAIREVTPEATPQAA, from the coding sequence GTGACCTGCGACGCCGGCGGCGACCGGATCCCAGAATCACTGCGCGAGCCGCTCGCTCAAGCTGGCATATCGAGCGTCATTCCGGGCATCGAGCCATTGATCAACGAGACGTCGATCAACGAGTCATCGGTCAGCCGCGATGACCCATCTCGGTTGTTGATGCCACCAATTGATCGCGAAGCGGGGTTAGCGGCACGTTTGATTGCCGATCATGCGGAATGCGATTTGATAGCAAACCCTTATCGAGCGGACTTGGTCGACGTGGGTCGTTCCGTCCACCACCGCAATCTCTTCCGGCCATCGGTTCGCAAGTTGCCAGCAAAAGTACGCAAGGCAATTCTTTCTGAGATCCGCACACCCTATCGCGAGACCGTGCGGCGACGGATCAGTGAGATGTTGCTGCAGTATCCCTACGTCGTTCATCTGTCGATTCGCACATTCGCGGCTCGAACCGCGTCGGGGCAGTGGCAGCGAGGCGACGTCGGGCTGCTGTACGATCCCGGCCGCGCCGACGAGCTGGATTGGTGCTTGGATTTGTCGGACGAGTTGTACTTCGCGATGCCGGACCTGCGTGTCCGCCGCAACCATCCCGGCCGCGGAACCAACGATTCGTTGACGAAAGCGATGCGAAAGCACTTCTACGACGTGCACTACTTGGGCGTGGAGGTCGTACTGAATCGTGCCTGGGTGGCTCGTCCGGTGCTTCGTCGACGCGAGGTATTGCGAGTCTTGGCCAACGCAATTCGAGAAGTGACTCCGGAAGCGACTCCCCAAGCCGCCTGA
- a CDS encoding putative bifunctional lysylphosphatidylglycerol flippase/synthetase, which produces MKFDPRKLVGPFMALLLFGLAVRLLIGEAHKVSWDDFVAGLTGVPTTYLVIATFLVALNYCLLICYDILALRYVCRALPLRRVSLVAFLGYALGNNLGTLLAAAPIRYRFYHRWGLTHRQIVALMSVLALTFWSGVCVLGGVVLVLHPIELPAKFDLPFGVRTLGAILLSIAVFYAVICLVWQKPWPIGKLHLRPPSLGLATAQASVAIVDLTISATALYLVMPGDAVVPFPTVLAAYLVGITVSLITQVPGGLGVLELILWTLLKDTVGKPVLASVLIFRVIYYILPLLVGMVVLVAHEIYSGAMEARHDAEAFDSTTT; this is translated from the coding sequence GTGAAATTCGATCCCCGCAAGCTCGTCGGTCCGTTCATGGCGTTGCTGCTGTTCGGCTTGGCCGTGCGGCTGCTGATCGGCGAAGCTCACAAGGTTTCCTGGGATGACTTCGTCGCCGGGTTGACCGGTGTTCCCACCACTTACTTGGTCATTGCGACCTTCCTGGTGGCGCTGAACTACTGTCTGCTGATCTGCTACGACATTTTGGCACTTCGGTATGTGTGCCGAGCCCTCCCGCTTCGGCGAGTCTCCCTGGTCGCGTTTCTGGGTTATGCACTGGGAAACAATCTGGGCACGCTTCTCGCCGCCGCCCCCATTCGCTACCGATTCTATCACCGCTGGGGACTGACTCACCGGCAAATCGTGGCCCTGATGAGCGTTCTGGCTCTGACGTTTTGGTCAGGCGTCTGCGTGCTGGGCGGAGTTGTCTTGGTTCTGCATCCGATCGAATTGCCAGCCAAGTTCGACTTGCCATTTGGCGTCCGGACGCTCGGAGCCATTCTGCTCTCGATTGCCGTTTTCTACGCAGTCATTTGCTTGGTTTGGCAAAAACCTTGGCCGATCGGAAAACTACACCTGCGTCCGCCAAGTCTGGGCCTGGCGACCGCTCAAGCTTCCGTTGCCATCGTTGACCTGACGATTTCGGCAACCGCACTGTATTTGGTGATGCCCGGCGACGCAGTCGTTCCGTTTCCGACCGTCTTGGCGGCCTACTTGGTCGGAATCACCGTGTCACTGATCACCCAAGTCCCCGGCGGACTTGGCGTTCTCGAGCTGATTCTTTGGACGCTGCTGAAAGACACGGTCGGCAAGCCGGTGCTGGCCTCCGTCCTGATTTTTCGCGTCATCTACTATATATTGCCACTCTTGGTTGGCATGGTCGTCTTGGTCGCTCACGAGATCTACAGCGGCGCGATGGAAGCTCGCCACGACGCCGAAGCGTTTGATTCCACGACCACCTGA
- a CDS encoding ParB/RepB/Spo0J family partition protein encodes MTNATTNRTNTSKAPAGKDRRLGKGLAALLGEPMDDIVPPGETNDAPKPGIQSLELPIDSVEANPFQPRREFNPDEIASLAESIKNHQQLQPILVRIVDGRYQLISGERRLRATIHAGLQTIRAEVREADDRLVAELAIIENLQRKDLNAIEKAMSFKRYIDEHKCKQDDLARRLSIDRSTIANLMRLLELPQPIVEMVTSGELTAGHARALLPIGEVEVQVVTAKKILEEGWSVRKTETGVAELLRAEEDSDTGLKVTNVSRQKRKPVPPHIEAMQQEMRMVFGTKVEIKASARSRGKVTIHFSDAEEFERIRGLLGSVNRPQLRVAG; translated from the coding sequence GTGACTAACGCGACAACCAATCGAACCAACACCAGCAAAGCACCCGCTGGCAAAGACCGCCGCCTCGGAAAAGGCTTGGCTGCTTTGTTGGGTGAGCCAATGGACGACATCGTGCCGCCAGGCGAAACCAACGATGCCCCTAAGCCTGGCATCCAATCACTCGAGTTGCCAATCGACTCGGTCGAAGCCAACCCGTTTCAGCCTCGTCGCGAATTCAACCCAGACGAGATCGCTTCGCTGGCCGAATCGATCAAGAACCATCAACAGCTGCAGCCGATCTTGGTTCGCATTGTTGACGGTCGTTACCAACTGATCAGCGGCGAACGTCGCCTGCGTGCGACCATCCACGCGGGCTTGCAAACGATCCGCGCCGAAGTTCGCGAAGCCGACGACCGTTTGGTTGCTGAGCTGGCGATCATCGAGAATTTGCAACGCAAGGACTTGAACGCGATCGAAAAAGCGATGTCATTCAAACGCTACATTGACGAACACAAATGCAAACAAGACGACTTGGCTCGTCGATTGAGCATCGACCGAAGCACGATCGCCAACCTGATGCGTTTGTTGGAACTGCCTCAACCAATCGTTGAGATGGTTACCAGCGGCGAATTGACCGCGGGACACGCTCGAGCATTGTTGCCGATCGGCGAAGTGGAAGTCCAAGTCGTCACTGCGAAGAAGATCCTCGAAGAAGGATGGAGCGTTCGCAAAACCGAAACCGGCGTGGCGGAATTGCTGCGTGCGGAAGAGGACAGCGACACGGGCCTGAAGGTCACCAATGTCTCTCGCCAAAAACGCAAACCAGTGCCGCCGCACATCGAAGCGATGCAGCAAGAGATGCGAATGGTTTTCGGTACCAAGGTCGAGATCAAAGCGTCGGCACGAAGTCGCGGCAAGGTCACGATTCACTTCAGTGACGCCGAAGAGTTCGAACGCATTCGTGGGTTGCTCGGCAGCGTCAACCGACCTCAGCTTCGCGTCGCGGGCTGA
- the mscL gene encoding large conductance mechanosensitive channel protein MscL, with protein MGMVQEFKEFALKGSVIDLAVGVVIGGAFGGIVKSLVSNIIMPPINLLTARSGVNFKEAALTIETESPKLDDAGKVIEGEGAGMVVQDYPILNYGPFVQTIFEFLLIAIALFVAIKLINAARSHMEGEPEEEEVAKPSEDIQLLREIRDALQKS; from the coding sequence ATGGGAATGGTACAAGAGTTCAAAGAGTTTGCACTCAAAGGCAGCGTCATTGATTTGGCGGTCGGTGTTGTGATCGGCGGTGCATTTGGTGGTATCGTCAAATCGCTGGTCAGCAACATCATCATGCCGCCAATCAATTTGCTGACGGCTCGGTCGGGAGTCAATTTCAAAGAAGCGGCACTGACAATCGAAACTGAATCGCCAAAGCTTGACGATGCGGGGAAGGTCATTGAAGGCGAAGGAGCGGGAATGGTTGTGCAGGACTATCCCATTCTCAACTACGGTCCGTTCGTGCAGACCATTTTTGAATTCCTGTTGATCGCCATTGCCTTGTTCGTAGCGATTAAGCTGATCAATGCTGCTCGATCGCACATGGAAGGCGAACCGGAAGAAGAAGAGGTCGCCAAACCGAGCGAAGACATTCAACTGCTGCGAGAAATTCGCGACGCCCTTCAAAAAAGCTGA
- a CDS encoding alpha/beta hydrolase, whose translation MSHRRSFGFVLAAAIAFQWIGSGDLAIADDAVADSTSGGEVVEEQFVYKTITDESSGKSIELFVDWTRPAGWTAEDSRPAAVFFHGGGWTGGKPGQFASHSKELAQRGMVCFRVKYRLLDRKSKSPPDTCVENASDALRYIRAHASKFGIDPKRIASGGGSAGGHLAAYLGTMDDEVVDGVSRKPAAMLLFNPVYDNGPGGWGTARVGDAFAKYSPMHNITKDDPPSIVFLGTKDNLIPVATGERFRDKCKECGVRSELHLYEGQPHGFFNAKKTDGGGKIYRDTMEKTVAFLESLGWVD comes from the coding sequence ATGAGTCACCGACGTTCGTTTGGATTTGTTCTTGCCGCCGCGATTGCTTTTCAATGGATCGGCAGTGGCGATCTCGCCATTGCTGATGATGCCGTGGCGGATTCGACGTCCGGCGGCGAGGTGGTCGAAGAACAGTTCGTTTACAAGACGATCACGGATGAATCATCGGGCAAGTCAATCGAACTCTTCGTCGATTGGACTCGGCCGGCCGGTTGGACGGCAGAGGATTCCCGTCCGGCGGCCGTGTTCTTTCACGGCGGTGGCTGGACGGGTGGAAAACCAGGGCAGTTCGCATCGCATAGCAAGGAGCTTGCTCAGCGAGGCATGGTTTGCTTCCGCGTGAAGTATCGGTTGCTCGACAGAAAGTCCAAATCGCCACCGGATACCTGCGTCGAAAATGCATCGGATGCACTTCGGTACATTCGAGCCCATGCCAGCAAGTTCGGAATCGATCCAAAGCGGATTGCGTCCGGTGGTGGTTCAGCGGGCGGTCACTTGGCGGCGTACCTCGGAACCATGGACGACGAGGTGGTCGACGGCGTCTCCCGCAAACCAGCGGCGATGCTTTTGTTCAACCCGGTCTACGACAACGGACCCGGCGGATGGGGCACGGCGAGAGTCGGCGACGCTTTCGCGAAGTATTCGCCGATGCACAACATCACCAAAGACGATCCGCCATCGATCGTGTTCTTGGGGACCAAGGACAACCTGATTCCGGTCGCGACGGGGGAACGATTCCGAGACAAGTGCAAAGAATGCGGGGTCCGCAGCGAGTTGCATCTCTACGAAGGCCAGCCCCATGGCTTCTTCAATGCGAAGAAGACCGATGGAGGCGGAAAGATCTACCGCGACACGATGGAAAAGACGGTCGCGTTCTTGGAATCACTTGGCTGGGTGGATTGA
- a CDS encoding methionine-R-sulfoxide reductase, translating to MPLLSQPLWKHFFGLFILGGLIIAVAGCGGPMASINADDATVAETSESDTTAESETKTTQKSTIRLPRKRYELNMDSSPFNKLTEAEAYVILNKGTEPPGDGGYTLTKDPGTYICKRCNTPLYHAKDKFISHCGWPSFDDEIKDAVKRLRDADGRRIEIVCANCGGHLGHVFHGERLTPKNERHCVNSISMKFIPEGKEMPKPIKATDVKKKEDAMKSEKAANPKATDAK from the coding sequence ATGCCCCTGCTCTCACAGCCTCTTTGGAAACACTTCTTCGGACTCTTCATCTTGGGCGGGTTGATCATTGCCGTCGCCGGATGCGGTGGCCCCATGGCTTCCATCAACGCAGATGACGCGACGGTTGCTGAGACCAGTGAATCCGACACGACCGCCGAGTCTGAAACGAAGACGACTCAGAAATCGACCATCCGCCTCCCCCGCAAGCGATATGAGCTGAACATGGACTCGAGCCCGTTCAACAAGCTGACCGAAGCCGAAGCCTACGTGATTCTGAACAAGGGCACCGAACCACCCGGGGACGGCGGTTACACACTGACCAAAGATCCGGGCACCTACATCTGCAAACGCTGCAACACGCCGCTGTATCACGCGAAAGACAAATTCATCAGTCACTGCGGTTGGCCCAGCTTCGATGACGAGATCAAAGACGCGGTCAAACGCCTCCGCGACGCCGACGGCCGCCGAATCGAAATCGTTTGTGCCAACTGCGGCGGACACCTCGGCCACGTTTTCCACGGCGAACGGCTGACCCCAAAGAACGAACGCCACTGCGTGAACTCGATCTCGATGAAGTTCATTCCGGAGGGCAAAGAGATGCCCAAGCCAATCAAGGCGACCGACGTGAAGAAGAAAGAGGACGCCATGAAGAGCGAAAAAGCGGCCAACCCCAAAGCAACCGACGCCAAGTAG
- the aroA gene encoding 3-phosphoshikimate 1-carboxyvinyltransferase translates to MNSTTELPSDAIATVRVIPGGPVRGSIRPPGSKSLTNRALLMAAFGRGTSQLEGALVSEDTHVMTDSLRKIGVEIESLDAGRTLVVTGANEAPASDSPHDLYIANSGTTVRFLTAALSAFGGNYVLSGVPRMHERPIGDLVDALAPVVDGRIEAVSDGGCPPVHIQTAGWAKHELSVAGSVSSQYLSGLMMAAPLASRRSGQPVTIRVVGELVSRPYVEMTADAMQVFGASVELQWPTTAKGDVLVQISGDYDAIGWGIEPDASAASYFWAAAAISGGDVTVKGLSRAATQGDVAFVDVLEMMGCQIEEDDDFIRVIATDLPRGQLRGVDVDMNAISDTVQTLAMVALFANSPTRVRGVAHNRFKETDRIGDLACELRKLGATIQEHEDGMTIHPLSEPAVSESSPVRLDTYHDHRMAMSFSLAGLRLGGVEIENPACTGKTYPNYWSDLEQLIGRAHHWTAE, encoded by the coding sequence ATGAACTCGACCACCGAATTGCCGTCCGACGCCATCGCCACCGTCCGAGTCATTCCCGGTGGTCCCGTCCGCGGTTCAATTCGGCCTCCGGGTAGCAAGAGTCTGACCAACCGAGCTCTGCTGATGGCCGCCTTCGGCCGCGGCACCAGCCAGCTCGAAGGCGCTTTGGTCAGCGAAGACACCCACGTCATGACGGATTCGCTGCGCAAGATCGGCGTTGAAATTGAATCGCTCGACGCTGGACGAACCCTCGTTGTGACTGGTGCGAACGAGGCCCCCGCGTCGGATTCGCCACACGATTTGTACATCGCCAACAGTGGCACGACCGTCCGGTTCTTGACGGCAGCTTTGTCGGCTTTTGGTGGCAACTATGTACTGTCAGGCGTCCCCCGGATGCACGAGCGTCCGATCGGTGACTTGGTCGACGCCTTGGCCCCGGTCGTGGACGGCCGCATCGAAGCGGTCTCCGATGGCGGATGCCCTCCCGTTCATATTCAAACGGCTGGTTGGGCGAAGCACGAACTGAGCGTCGCCGGCAGCGTCAGCAGCCAGTACTTGAGCGGATTGATGATGGCGGCGCCGTTGGCCAGTCGACGCTCAGGCCAGCCCGTCACGATTCGAGTCGTCGGCGAATTGGTCTCGCGTCCGTACGTCGAAATGACCGCGGACGCGATGCAAGTCTTTGGTGCCTCGGTCGAATTGCAGTGGCCCACCACGGCGAAAGGCGATGTGCTGGTCCAGATCTCCGGCGACTACGACGCGATTGGTTGGGGAATTGAACCGGATGCTTCCGCAGCCAGCTATTTCTGGGCAGCCGCGGCAATTTCTGGCGGCGACGTGACTGTGAAGGGGCTCAGTCGAGCCGCGACCCAAGGCGATGTGGCGTTCGTTGATGTCCTGGAAATGATGGGATGCCAAATCGAAGAAGACGACGACTTCATCCGAGTCATTGCGACTGATTTGCCGCGCGGCCAGCTCCGCGGAGTTGATGTGGACATGAACGCGATCAGCGACACGGTGCAAACATTGGCGATGGTGGCTCTATTTGCGAATTCACCGACTCGCGTTCGCGGTGTGGCCCACAATCGATTCAAGGAAACGGACCGGATCGGCGACTTGGCCTGCGAACTTCGCAAGCTCGGGGCGACGATCCAGGAGCACGAAGACGGGATGACGATTCATCCACTAAGCGAACCGGCGGTCAGCGAAAGCAGTCCCGTGCGGCTGGATACCTACCACGACCACCGAATGGCGATGAGCTTTTCTTTGGCGGGATTGCGACTCGGCGGCGTCGAGATCGAGAACCCCGCCTGCACCGGGAAGACTTATCCGAACTATTGGTCGGACCTGGAGCAGTTGATCGGCCGGGCTCATCACTGGACGGCGGAATAA
- a CDS encoding protein kinase domain-containing protein, with product MPPSDLLMSSLIETIEVDAALAKRLSEMPADSQTLTLSLDAIASGGSPAGVLQHPSWAMAPHTSTPLLAPNSDGTESGLAQTIEVSESSGLVEDKAAASGEQMDGQSKQPQALAKCEGFLPPRRVAMLSSDPTKADCSSLKDVEYRLVGTLGSGGTGIVYQAHQRAIDREVAIKVLRRELASDASSRGRFLAEARVIGALDHPNVIALHDLCIDDEGQLFYSMKRVDGASWDQQIDTLSLEKNLNILLRVADAIRYAHSRGLVHRDLKPENVMLGRFGEVLVADWGLALSKSSLTPSANESSTDSNHAIGGTPAYMAPELAAGDLFGITYATDIYLLGAILFRVVTGFPPHHGKSLLACIRAAAHNKIEPIPEHLGDTELELIQIALKAMATEPLDRFTSVEELIEAIEGHRSHEASDRLVRRAKRRLAEIDEMDAPEVVVKEGGNSGLRADRYERFAAVDALLREAIEIWPDNRRAIDTLRSTQLEFARTATAQGDLDLALVLYESAGKSDSEAAARVRKKRDRRERVRESQAKYSTLFTHSPDAGLLIRWSDGVVMEANTACLDMLGYEKEEVVGEKMTSLSIWACPMAREKFIDQLAREGQIDNFETQFVPKETSLQQPVCDDKAVDVSKVSGLIDVLISSRTVQLGGEEMLLSTVRDISARKTAEHDLEHSRRRLRDLQRLAGLGSWSFTLKSQAIHWSDEAYRLTGREVHRGAPDYNELIASVHPDDREKLQMAIERSVTQGTSYQLKFRYRDDQGKYRKLFTRGNPVFDADDNVIEIYGILQHVAAGGG from the coding sequence ATGCCCCCTTCGGACTTGTTGATGTCCAGCCTGATTGAAACGATTGAAGTCGACGCTGCTTTGGCAAAACGTTTGTCAGAGATGCCTGCCGATTCACAAACACTGACGCTATCGCTTGATGCGATCGCCAGTGGTGGATCGCCCGCTGGCGTTCTGCAGCATCCAAGCTGGGCTATGGCGCCGCATACCTCCACACCCTTGTTGGCCCCGAATTCCGATGGGACGGAGTCGGGGTTAGCTCAAACGATCGAGGTATCCGAAAGCAGCGGCTTGGTCGAGGACAAGGCCGCGGCCTCGGGTGAGCAGATGGACGGCCAGTCCAAGCAGCCACAGGCGCTGGCGAAGTGCGAAGGCTTCTTGCCGCCACGTCGCGTTGCGATGTTGAGTTCGGATCCGACCAAAGCGGATTGCTCGTCGTTGAAGGATGTCGAATATCGATTGGTCGGAACCTTGGGTAGCGGCGGCACTGGGATCGTTTACCAGGCTCACCAGCGTGCGATCGATCGCGAGGTGGCAATCAAGGTGTTGAGGCGAGAGCTAGCTTCGGACGCTTCGTCACGAGGACGCTTCTTGGCTGAGGCTCGCGTGATCGGTGCGTTGGATCACCCCAACGTGATCGCGCTGCATGATCTATGCATCGACGATGAAGGACAGCTGTTCTACTCGATGAAGCGGGTCGACGGAGCGAGCTGGGATCAACAAATAGACACGCTTTCTTTGGAAAAAAACCTCAATATTTTGCTGCGAGTTGCCGATGCGATTCGTTACGCCCATTCGCGAGGACTGGTCCATCGCGATTTGAAGCCCGAGAACGTGATGCTCGGTCGCTTCGGCGAAGTCCTGGTCGCTGACTGGGGGCTCGCTCTCAGCAAGTCGTCCTTGACTCCTTCGGCGAACGAATCCAGCACCGATTCCAATCATGCGATCGGTGGCACGCCGGCTTACATGGCGCCGGAACTAGCCGCGGGCGATCTGTTCGGGATCACTTACGCCACCGACATTTACTTGCTCGGTGCGATCTTGTTTCGTGTTGTCACGGGTTTCCCGCCGCACCACGGCAAGAGTCTGTTGGCCTGCATTCGTGCCGCGGCTCACAACAAAATTGAACCCATTCCAGAACACCTCGGTGACACCGAGTTGGAACTGATTCAAATCGCTCTCAAAGCGATGGCGACGGAGCCGCTGGATCGGTTCACTTCGGTGGAGGAGTTGATCGAAGCGATCGAGGGTCACCGTTCTCACGAAGCCAGTGATCGATTGGTGCGTCGCGCGAAACGTCGTTTGGCTGAAATCGACGAGATGGATGCTCCCGAGGTGGTCGTGAAAGAAGGCGGCAACTCAGGATTGCGAGCGGATCGCTACGAACGTTTCGCGGCCGTCGACGCGTTGCTTCGCGAAGCCATCGAGATTTGGCCTGACAACCGTCGTGCGATCGACACTCTTCGCAGCACCCAACTGGAGTTTGCTCGAACGGCAACGGCTCAGGGCGACTTGGATTTAGCATTGGTGCTGTACGAGTCCGCTGGGAAGTCCGACAGCGAAGCGGCCGCGCGAGTTCGTAAAAAACGTGATCGTCGTGAACGAGTCCGTGAAAGCCAGGCCAAGTACTCGACGTTGTTCACTCATTCGCCCGACGCTGGTTTGTTGATCCGGTGGTCCGATGGTGTCGTGATGGAAGCCAACACGGCGTGCCTGGACATGTTGGGTTACGAGAAGGAAGAAGTCGTTGGCGAAAAGATGACTTCGCTGTCGATCTGGGCGTGCCCGATGGCTCGTGAAAAGTTCATTGACCAGTTGGCTCGCGAGGGCCAGATCGACAACTTCGAAACTCAGTTTGTGCCCAAGGAAACTTCGCTGCAGCAGCCGGTATGCGACGACAAAGCGGTCGATGTCAGCAAGGTTTCTGGGTTGATCGATGTGTTGATCAGTTCTCGGACCGTCCAGTTAGGCGGCGAAGAAATGTTGTTGTCGACGGTGCGAGACATCTCGGCACGCAAAACCGCGGAACATGATTTGGAACATTCTCGTCGCCGCCTGCGAGACCTTCAGCGTCTGGCGGGGTTAGGTAGTTGGTCGTTCACTTTGAAATCGCAAGCGATTCACTGGTCCGATGAGGCTTACCGATTGACTGGACGAGAGGTGCATCGCGGGGCACCCGATTACAACGAATTGATCGCGTCGGTCCACCCCGACGATCGCGAAAAGCTTCAAATGGCCATCGAACGCAGCGTGACCCAAGGGACTTCCTACCAGTTGAAGTTCCGCTACCGTGACGACCAAGGCAAATATCGAAAGCTGTTCACGCGAGGGAATCCGGTGTTCGATGCGGATGACAACGTGATCGAGATCTACGGCATTTTGCAACACGTCGCTGCGGGAGGTGGCTGA